A genomic window from Parasteatoda tepidariorum isolate YZ-2023 chromosome 10, CAS_Ptep_4.0, whole genome shotgun sequence includes:
- the LOC107451571 gene encoding uncharacterized protein isoform X2 — MTSCVAYGCTNRWTKKMTGITFHSFPKDEKRKQLWIKAVRRVNWKPSSCSKLCNEHFSEDMIDRTSLSCVRLRPNAIPSIFPAFPPHLKKFRNKVKKKSSSSLSLQNNDNSNLLPVGTGEVIIPDVEIKCAESPEMETESEASPSLKSNSETIVKSEIVIEPEITFFNDLSFHPSFADASNPSKTQLGDQTPSAYQMKSSNSHTDILSHGQVQEDIPSSSLSLKTEKVERDVSAFCDVSSENKDTYSSLPSFTSVLISSDREISSSNESIHHKFFTRPEDPPLPSILDVAGSESLLKNESVQDTVPSSIANPSFSTILNVNGPQNSSRDKPIRPEISSNKESTSVSQIFNSSSHRSLCNIEPIQSLSVCNNEPIRSGAPSQLGPPFPPKDKFDFFGEFIATKLRSLDPKSCVYVQTTFTNLIFKAELGMLNKDNKSISTIRTDDIHKNIEDSSRKENIQPETQLHGEYADFNVTDREKSLRNVNNLSRVSFPMEERSSPSFSNHSCSENLLRNVSTQPRIPSTADQLFPPVSNQTGPENVLRNDSTKPRIPSTADESFPPVSNQTGPESSLRDEPCSNHAGPESSHTENPQPPGLSATEPEITSIDNSNRTTFSSHTGPPSLTPVQNRERSWSDAPILSRVPFHLRPRDEFDAYGEYAASKLRNLDARSCIFIQTAFTNLIFEAELGRFLSEGERNMFANKTKDILRNIPPAKDSELNYLNNIVSNLTKYHHNSHSTFTPPGVNTGEVPLEFIKNLHYIYK, encoded by the exons TTTTCCTAAAGATGAAAAACGTAAACAGTTATGGATCAAAGCTGTGAGACGAGTTAATTGGAAGCCTTCTTCATGTAGTAAATTGTGCAATGAGCATTTCTCAGAAGATATGATTGACAGAACTTCTCTCTCTTGTGTGCGTCTTAGACCAAACGCAATACCATCAATTTTTCCTGCTTTTCCACCTCATTTGAAAAAG tttcgGAATAAAGTGAAGAAAAAGAGCTCATCATCTCTATCCTTACAGAACAATGATAATTCAAATCTTTTACCGGTTGGTACAGGTGAAGTTATCATACCCGATGTTGAAATAAAGTGCGCCGAAAGTCCGGAGATGGAAACAGAAAGTGAGGCGTCTCCAAGTCTTAAAAGCAATTCAGAAACCATTGTCAAGTCAGAGATTGTCATTGAACCAGAGATcacatttttcaatgatttatcaTTTCATCCATCATTTGCCGATGCTAGTAACCCTTCGAAAACTCAGCTCGGAGACCAAACGCCAAGTGCATATCAGATGAAATCGTCTAATTCTCATACAGATATCCTCTCACATGGACAAGTACAAGAAGATATCCCGTCATCGTCACTTagtttgaaaactgaaaaagttGAACGTGACGTTTCTGCGTTTTGTGATGTGAGTTCTGAAAATAAAGACACATATTCTAGTCTGCCATCTTTCACTTCAGTTTTAATTTCCTCAGATCGTGAAATCTCCTCGAGTAATGAGTCTAtccatcataaattttttactcgCCCAGAGGATCCACCTCTCCCTTCGATTTTAGATGTCGCTGGTTCTGAAAGTTTACTAAAAAATGAATCAGTTCAAGATACAGTGCCTTCTTCTATAGCGAACCCTTCATTctctacaattttaaatgttaatggtCCCCAAAACTCATCACGTGACAAACCGATTCGACCTGAAATTTCATCTAATAAAGAATCGACATCAGtgtctcaaatttttaatagttctaGTCATCGAAGCTTATGCAATATTGAACCTATCCAATCCTTGAGCGTATGCAATAATGAGCCAATCCGATCAGGAGCTCCATCTCAGTTAGGTCCCCCGTTCCCTCCTAAGGACAAATTTGACTTCTTCGGTGAGTTTATTGCAACAAAATTACGAAGTCTAGATCCAAAGTCGTGCGTTTACGTTCAAACTACGTTtacgaatttaatatttaaagctgAGTTAGGAATGTTAAACAAAGACAATAAGAGTATTTCCACTATCAGAACAGatgatattcataaaaatatagagGATTCGTCCAGGAAAGAAAACATCCAACCTGAAACTCAGCTTCATGGTGAATATGCAGATTTTAATGTTACTGATCGAGAAAAATCATTGAGAAATGTGAATAACCTATCTAGAGTTTCTTTTCCTATGGAAGAACGTTCATCCCCAtctttttcaaatcattcttGTTCTGAAAACTTGTTAAGAAACGTATCCACCCAACCTAGAATTCCTTCTACAGCAGACCAATTATTCCCTCCTGTCTCAAATCAGACAGGTCCTGAAAATGTATTGAGAAATGACTCAACGAAACCTAGAATTCCTTCTACAGCAGATGAATCATTCCCTCCTGTCTCAAATCAGACTGGTCCCGAAAGCTCGCTGAGAGATGAGCCTTGTTCAAATCACGCTGGTCCTGAATCATCACATACAGAGAACCCACAACCGCCAGGTTTAAGCGCTACTGAGCCTGAAATCACTTCTATCGACAATTCAAATCGAACTACATTTTCGTCTCACACGGGGCCTCCATCTTTAACTCCAGTTCAAAATCGTGAAAGATCTTGGAGTGATGCGCCTATTCTATCTAGAGTTCCATTTCATTTGCGTCCTAGAGATGAATTTGACGCCTATGGGGAGTACGCCGCTTCAAAATTACGCAATTTAGATGCGAGATCgtgtatatttattcagacGGCCTTTACCAATCTCATTTTTGAAGCTGAGTTGGGAAGATTCTTAAGCGAGGGTGAACGAAACATGTTTGCCAACAAAACAAAAGATATCCTACGGAATATCCCGCCTGCCAAAGACTCTGAACTTAATTACCTGAATAATATTGTATCCAATTTGACTAAGTACCATCATAATAGCCATTCCACATTCACGCCACCTGGTGTAAATACTGGTGAAGTTCCCttagaattcataaaaaatttgcattatatttataaataa
- the LOC107451571 gene encoding DNA transposase THAP9 isoform X3 — MTSCVAYGCTNRWTKKMTGITFHSFPKDEKRKQLWIKAVRRVNWKPSSCSKLCNEHFSEDMIDRTSLSCVRLRPNAIPSIFPAFPPHLKKEHKSRKPPSAYIKEKSTDNNTVLSNNPSTSNEEIILSQSPTKEACKRKIDLLSEIIESKNKKIKVLHQKTRRYKKKVTSLNILFSELQKKKLVDEDAIHVLETVSSVNKEFLTRQLASASNQAKPKAYLSELRAFALTLHFYSPRAYEFVRKTFNLALPHQRTLARWYQRIDGEPGFTDECFHAVELKIKNTAYHLYFSLVFDEMAIRQHVEFDGENFHGRVTLGQNENDDSLPLAKEAFVVLLVCINDHWKLPLGYFLTAGINTSQKKTLLSTCLTLLHEIGADVVSLTFDGLATNLTMTKNFGCCLEHENLITTFQNPANSNSFISVFLDPSHMLKLVRNTFGDKGSIASENSLIEFRFIKELNKLQENEGLHLANKLRAAHVNYFKQKMKVKLASQLFSKSVADSIEYCRVKLKLPQFEGSEAIVEFLRIFIDLFDCLNTRSLSQYGFKKAINEKNFNEIESFLRISDSYISSLKVCKNGNKILDSNRKTGFFGFKICIKSLLNLIQRLIFSAKTPLIFFPCYKVSQYHLELFFFIY, encoded by the exons TTTTCCTAAAGATGAAAAACGTAAACAGTTATGGATCAAAGCTGTGAGACGAGTTAATTGGAAGCCTTCTTCATGTAGTAAATTGTGCAATGAGCATTTCTCAGAAGATATGATTGACAGAACTTCTCTCTCTTGTGTGCGTCTTAGACCAAACGCAATACCATCAATTTTTCCTGCTTTTCCACCTCATTTGAAAAAG gaACATAAGTCCAGAAAACCACCTTCAGCTTACATTAAGGAAAAAAGTACTGATAACAATACAGTTCTTTCAAATAATCCCTCTACTTCcaatgaagaaattattttaagccaATCTCCAACCAAGGAAgcttgtaaaagaaaaattgatctGTTATCAGAAATTATTGAGAGtaagaataaaaagattaaagtgCTTCACCAGAAAACTAGACGgtataagaaaaaagtaacatcCTTGAATATCCTTTTCTCtgaattgcaaaagaaaaaacttgttGATGAAGATGCAATTCATGTATTAGAAACTGTTTCCAGTGTAAACAAAGAGTTTTTGACCAGGCAATTGGCTAGTGCATCAAACCAAGCAAAACCTAAAGCTTATTTAAGTGAGCTCCGAGCTTTTGCGTTAACTCTGCACTTCTATTCACCGAGAGCGTATGAGTTTGTGCGTAAAACCTTCAATTTAGCCTTACCTCATCAAAGAACGCTGGCTAGATGGTACCAAAGGATTGATGGGGAACCTGGTTTCACAGATGAATGCTTTCATGCtgtggaattaaaaataaagaatactgCCTACCATTTATACTTCAGCTTAGTATTTGACGAAATGGCCATACGCCAGCATGTTGAGTTTGATGGAGAGAATTTCCATGGGCGCGTCACTCTTggacaaaatgaaaatgatgaTTCACTTCCGTTGGCTAAAGAAGCCTTTGTTGTATTACTCGTATGTATAAATGATCATTGGAAGCTGCCTTTGGGATATTTTCTAACTGCTGGCATAAATACTAGccagaaaaaaactttactaaGTACTTGCCTTACTTTGCTTCACGAAATTGGTGCAGATGTAGTTTCTTTGACCTTTGATGGACTAGCTACAAATCTGACAATGACAAAAAACTTTGGATGTTGTTTAGagcatgaaaatttgataacaaCATTTCAGAATCCTGCTAattctaatagttttatttcagtttttttggaTCCTTCTCACATGTTAAAGTTAGTCAGAAATACTTTTGGAGACAAGGGAAGCATTGCCTCTGAAAATTCTCTAAtagaatttagatttattaaggAATTAAACAAACTTCAAGAAAATGAAGGTTTACATTTGGCTAATAAGCTAAGGGCAGCTCATGTGaactattttaagcaaaaaatgaaagtgaaaCTTGCCTCACAACTTTTTAGTAAAAGTGTGGCTGATTCAATTGAATATTGTagagttaaattaaaacttcCACAATTTGAAGGAAGTGAAGCAATTGTTGAGTTTTTAcgcatttttattgatttgtttgaTTGTTTAAACACTAGATCTCTTTCAcagtatggttttaaaaaagctattaatgaaaaaaattttaatgagatagaaagctttttaagaatttctgattcttataTATCCTCATTGAAAGTTTGTAAAAATGGCAACAAAATATTGGATTCCAATAGGAAAACTGGGTTTTTTGGTTTTAAGATTTGTATCAAAAGTTTACTGAACTTAATTCAGCGCTTAATCTTTTCTGCTAAAAccccattaatttttttcccatgttACAAAGTCAGCCAATACCATttggagttattttttttcatctattag
- the LOC107451580 gene encoding ankyrin repeat family A protein 2: protein MPGSLFIKEEEASNSPTSTSYTSAVSLSSLNRDGSRSAFSPYKPTTVLTNLQRGNVQTQTLSVLPERGIHQLAAQGELFIQNTDDKFDVDQADQNGFTPLMWAAGYGQLDTVRKLIAMGASILSVGSHGENSLILASSSGHALIVKELINHGSELDYKDNDGNTALMYACYNNHGGCVQELLNAGADLTLINESLESAFDIAIKRRSKHAQAIIEKHMLNLLHSDSDNHV from the coding sequence atGCCCGGTAGTCTGTTCATTAAAGAAGAAGAAGCTTCAAATTCACCAACAAGCACTTCGTATACATCTGCTGTATCATTATCAAGTCTGAATCGTGATGGATCCCGTAGTGCTTTTTCTCCCTATAAACCTACTACTGTTTTGACAAATCTTCAACGAGGTAATGTACAAACACAAACTTTGTCTGTTTTGCCTGAAAGGGGTATTCACCAATTAGCTGCACAAGGAGAgttgtttattcaaaatacaGACGATAAATTTGATGTGGATCAAGCAGATCAAAATGGATTTACTCCTTTAATGTGGGCAGCCGGCTATGGTCAGCTAGACACAGTGCGTAAGCTTATAGCCATGGGTGCTTCAATTTTATCTGTGGGCTCACATGGTGAAAACTCCCTTATACTTGCGAGTTCTTCAGGACATGCTTTAATTGTGAAAGAACTTATTAATCATGGTTCTGAGCTAGATTATAAGGACAATGATGGGAATACTGCACTCATGTACGCTTGTTATAATAACCACGGAGGATGTGTTCAAGAGTTGTTGAATGCGGGAGCAGATTTAACCTTGATAAATGAATCTTTAGAATCTGCTTTTGACATTGCTATTAAACGAAGAAGTAAACATGCTCAagcaattattgaaaaacacaTGTTGAATTTACTTCATTCAGATTCTGATAATCATGTGTAA